One Kribbella sp. NBC_00662 genomic region harbors:
- a CDS encoding 3-deoxy-7-phosphoheptulonate synthase, protein MNTLPRPTEQARVVDRRIEKTVPLITPLELHDEFPLGDELAGRVADGRQAVADVLNGVDDRLLVVVGPCSVHDAKAALEYAERLRPVAERLSDGLLIAMRVYFEKPRSTLGWKGLINDPDLDGSGDVNRGLRIARQLLVQVTELGLPAGCEFLDPITPQYIADTVGWGAIGARTVESQVHRQLSSGLSMPIGMKNRPDGSIATAVDAIKAAAVPHVFTGIDHDGAPAILHTRGNPDCHLVLRGSDSGPNYDAESVAGAVELLRKAGLPERVVIDASHGNSRKDHRRQPVVAEEIGAQVAAGNKAIVGVMLESFLQEGRQDLDPTRELTYGQSITDACMGWETTEQTLEKLRDAAIARRG, encoded by the coding sequence CCAGACCGACCGAGCAGGCGCGCGTCGTCGACCGGCGGATCGAGAAGACCGTCCCGCTGATCACGCCGCTCGAACTGCACGACGAGTTCCCGCTCGGCGACGAGCTCGCCGGACGCGTGGCCGACGGCCGGCAGGCGGTGGCCGACGTACTCAACGGCGTCGACGACCGGCTGCTGGTGGTCGTCGGTCCGTGCTCGGTCCACGACGCGAAGGCGGCCCTGGAGTACGCCGAACGACTGCGACCGGTCGCGGAGCGCCTGTCCGACGGCCTGCTGATCGCGATGCGCGTGTACTTCGAGAAGCCGCGCTCCACGCTGGGCTGGAAGGGCCTGATCAACGACCCGGATCTCGACGGTTCCGGTGACGTGAATCGCGGTCTTCGTATCGCTCGCCAACTCCTCGTCCAGGTCACCGAGCTCGGCCTGCCGGCCGGCTGCGAGTTCCTCGACCCGATCACCCCGCAGTACATCGCTGACACCGTCGGCTGGGGTGCGATCGGCGCCCGGACCGTCGAGAGCCAGGTGCACCGGCAGCTCTCGTCCGGTCTGTCGATGCCGATCGGGATGAAGAACCGTCCCGACGGTTCGATCGCCACGGCTGTCGACGCGATCAAGGCTGCCGCCGTACCGCACGTCTTCACCGGCATCGACCACGACGGCGCTCCCGCGATCCTGCACACCCGCGGCAACCCGGACTGCCACCTGGTACTGCGTGGCTCCGACAGCGGCCCGAACTACGACGCGGAGTCCGTCGCCGGCGCGGTCGAGTTGCTGCGCAAGGCGGGTCTGCCCGAGCGGGTCGTCATCGACGCGAGTCACGGCAACAGCCGCAAGGACCACCGTCGCCAGCCGGTGGTGGCCGAGGAGATCGGCGCGCAGGTCGCGGCCGGCAACAAGGCGATCGTCGGTGTGATGCTCGAGTCGTTCCTGCAGGAGGGGCGCCAGGACCTCGACCCGACCCGGGAGCTGACCTACGGCCAGTCGATCACCGACGCCTGCATGGGCTGGGAGACGACCGAGCAGACGCTCGAGAAGCTGCGGGATGCAGCAATCGCTCGACGGGGATAG
- a CDS encoding glycoside hydrolase family 32 protein, which yields MVSLILMTFPYPETDYREDNRGQVHFSSRSGWMNDVNGPVYYRGVYHLYYQHAPNSLVWDTMHWGHATSTDLVHWTQQPIALDPQVHPGDLWSGGGVVDTKNVSGLKNGDDDPILVYSGTNGVTVFYSLDGGNTFASYADGKKVVTPGGTSRDPKVFWDPVSETWGMVVWSDEGGNGVDFFTSVNLLDWAFASRYPADWLFECPNLIRMPIDDEHRWVLHAGSGKYVIGEWDGTTYHSDWIEPQKINQTETFAGAGYYAALNFENVPNGRIVSMAWQGENKGSIWTGNASFPVDLTLHHTDNGIRVFSTPIPELASLRTSSETWEDLIVADGTRQLPAGSTYELEATVDVSRATRFTLNVGREVTYEDQHLDGAELRPIDGKIKLHLLVDRDQLDVFGNDGAVYQSYNVRPTELELTAKGRAAVEQLTIHQLGSIWR from the coding sequence ATGGTGTCATTGATCCTCATGACGTTCCCGTACCCCGAGACGGACTATCGAGAAGACAACCGCGGCCAGGTCCACTTCTCCAGTCGCAGCGGCTGGATGAACGACGTCAACGGGCCGGTGTACTACCGCGGCGTGTATCACCTGTACTACCAGCACGCCCCGAACAGCCTGGTCTGGGACACCATGCACTGGGGTCACGCGACCAGCACCGACCTCGTGCACTGGACCCAGCAACCGATCGCCCTCGACCCACAGGTCCATCCCGGTGACCTGTGGTCGGGTGGCGGCGTCGTCGACACCAAGAACGTCAGCGGTCTGAAGAACGGCGACGACGACCCGATCCTCGTCTACTCCGGCACGAACGGTGTGACCGTCTTCTACAGCCTTGACGGCGGCAACACGTTCGCGTCGTACGCCGACGGGAAGAAGGTCGTCACGCCTGGCGGCACCAGCCGCGACCCGAAGGTGTTCTGGGACCCGGTCTCCGAGACCTGGGGAATGGTCGTGTGGTCCGATGAGGGCGGCAACGGCGTCGACTTCTTCACCTCGGTCAACCTGCTCGACTGGGCGTTCGCGTCACGCTATCCGGCCGACTGGTTGTTCGAGTGCCCGAACCTGATCCGGATGCCGATCGACGACGAACACCGCTGGGTCCTGCACGCCGGCAGCGGCAAGTACGTCATCGGCGAATGGGACGGTACGACGTACCACTCGGACTGGATCGAGCCGCAGAAGATCAACCAGACCGAGACCTTCGCCGGCGCCGGGTACTACGCGGCCCTGAACTTCGAGAACGTGCCGAACGGGCGGATCGTCTCGATGGCATGGCAGGGCGAGAACAAAGGCTCGATCTGGACCGGCAACGCGTCCTTCCCGGTCGACCTCACCCTGCACCACACCGACAACGGCATCCGGGTCTTCAGCACGCCGATCCCGGAGCTCGCATCCTTGCGCACCAGCTCGGAAACCTGGGAAGACCTGATCGTTGCCGACGGCACCCGGCAGCTCCCGGCCGGCAGCACCTACGAGCTGGAGGCGACCGTCGACGTCAGCCGGGCCACGCGTTTCACCCTCAACGTGGGCCGTGAGGTGACGTACGAAGACCAGCATCTCGACGGCGCCGAGCTCCGGCCGATCGACGGCAAGATCAAGCTCCACCTGCTGGTCGACCGCGATCAACTGGATGTCTTCGGCAACGACGGTGCGGTCTACCAGAGCTACAACGTCCGTCCGACCGAGCTGGAGCTGACGGCCAAGGGCCGCGCAGCCGTCGAGCAGCTGACGATCCATCAGCTCGGGTCTATCTGGCGATAG
- the ybaK gene encoding Cys-tRNA(Pro) deacylase, whose translation MAKSKQSQGTPATVALTKAKVEFTTHAYEHDPAAKSYGLEAAEALGLDPEQVFKTLLVEVDGKLAVGVVPVGKQLDLKAIAAAAGGKKAVMADPAAAERTTGYVVGGISPIGQKRALPTVVDSTATDHLTVYVSGGRRGLDIGLSPADLITVTKARTAAIAR comes from the coding sequence GTGGCGAAGAGTAAGCAGTCTCAGGGCACGCCGGCGACGGTCGCGCTGACGAAGGCGAAGGTCGAGTTCACGACGCACGCGTACGAGCACGACCCGGCGGCGAAGTCGTACGGGCTGGAGGCTGCCGAGGCGCTCGGGCTCGATCCGGAGCAGGTGTTCAAGACCCTGCTCGTCGAGGTCGACGGGAAGCTCGCGGTCGGCGTCGTACCGGTCGGGAAACAGCTTGATCTGAAGGCGATCGCGGCCGCGGCGGGCGGGAAGAAAGCGGTGATGGCCGACCCTGCCGCCGCCGAGCGCACGACCGGGTACGTCGTCGGCGGGATCAGCCCGATCGGCCAGAAGCGTGCACTGCCGACCGTTGTCGACAGCACCGCCACCGACCACCTGACGGTCTACGTGTCGGGCGGCCGGCGCGGGCTCGACATCGGCCTGTCCCCCGCCGACCTGATCACCGTGACGAAGGCTCGTACGGCGGCTATCGCCAGATAG
- a CDS encoding helix-turn-helix transcriptional regulator, which yields MDTSWDAGVQAVAALDEPTRRRLYEYVVGSPEPVSRDEAATELGIPRTTAAFHLDRLTEEGLLDTCYERRSGRTGPGAGRPAKLYHRSDREIEISLPERQYAVAGRLLAAAVEDAEETGGSPREAVNRRAREYGETLGRAAGDRPVTEILASHGFEPRADKDGIALVNCPFQRIAQDQPKLVCGMNLHLLAGIVSTLGLLYEARLDPGPGRCCVRLVPAGLSSPGGEE from the coding sequence GTGGACACGTCGTGGGACGCAGGAGTTCAGGCGGTGGCCGCCCTGGACGAGCCGACCCGGCGCCGGCTCTACGAGTACGTCGTCGGCTCGCCCGAGCCGGTGAGCCGCGACGAGGCCGCGACCGAGCTCGGCATCCCCCGGACGACGGCCGCGTTCCACCTCGACCGGCTGACCGAAGAGGGTCTGCTCGACACCTGTTACGAGCGCCGCAGCGGGCGCACCGGACCGGGCGCCGGCCGGCCGGCGAAGCTCTACCACCGCTCCGACCGTGAGATCGAGATCTCCCTGCCAGAACGCCAGTACGCCGTCGCCGGCCGCCTCCTCGCCGCCGCCGTCGAGGACGCCGAAGAGACCGGTGGCTCGCCGCGCGAGGCGGTCAACCGCAGGGCGCGGGAGTACGGCGAGACCCTCGGACGCGCGGCGGGCGACCGGCCGGTGACCGAGATCCTGGCCTCGCACGGCTTCGAACCGCGTGCGGACAAGGACGGCATCGCGCTGGTGAACTGTCCGTTCCAGCGCATCGCCCAGGACCAGCCGAAGCTGGTCTGCGGCATGAACCTGCATCTGCTGGCGGGAATCGTCAGCACGCTCGGCCTTCTGTACGAGGCGCGACTGGATCCCGGCCCCGGCCGCTGCTGCGTCCGGCTGGTGCCCGCGGGATTAAGCTCGCCGGGTGGCGAAGAGTAA
- the folE gene encoding GTP cyclohydrolase I FolE: MAISADLESVPLHIVARRAEIDLPAAQRAVADLLTALGRDPESAHLADTPRRVANAYAEMLTPREFELTTFPNDEGYDELVLAKDIPVQSLCEHHLLPFQGVAHVGYLPGDRILGLSKLARVVELFARDFQVQERLTKQVADWLQDHLDPKGVGVVIEAEHQCMSLRGVRAAGSRTVTSSLHGILRDNPSSRQEFFALTGLTP, from the coding sequence ATGGCGATCTCGGCCGACCTCGAGTCCGTCCCCCTCCACATCGTCGCGCGACGGGCGGAGATCGATCTGCCGGCCGCGCAGCGCGCGGTCGCCGATCTGCTGACCGCGCTCGGGCGGGACCCGGAGAGCGCGCACCTGGCGGACACCCCGCGCCGGGTCGCGAACGCGTACGCGGAGATGCTCACCCCGCGCGAGTTCGAGCTGACCACGTTCCCGAACGACGAGGGGTACGACGAGCTCGTGCTCGCCAAGGACATCCCGGTGCAGTCGTTGTGCGAGCACCATCTGCTCCCGTTCCAGGGTGTCGCCCACGTCGGGTACCTGCCCGGCGACCGGATCCTCGGGCTGTCGAAGCTGGCCCGGGTGGTGGAGCTGTTCGCCCGCGACTTTCAGGTGCAGGAGCGGCTGACCAAGCAGGTCGCCGACTGGCTGCAGGACCACCTCGACCCGAAGGGCGTCGGAGTGGTGATCGAGGCCGAGCATCAGTGCATGTCGTTGCGCGGCGTCCGCGCGGCCGGCTCGCGCACGGTCACGTCGTCGCTGCACGGGATCCTGCGCGACAACCCCAGTTCGCGGCAGGAGTTCTTCGCGCTGACCGGCCTCACCCCGTAG
- a CDS encoding 3' terminal RNA ribose 2'-O-methyltransferase Hen1, with protein sequence MFLTLGTDLTGVAAPASDFGFLLHKNPARPQAIDVTGGTAHVFYPEATDERCTAAVMLEIDPIGLVRSGRGKAAEGFTLGQYVNDRPYAASSLLAVALAKLFRTAMNGRCDARPELAAREIPLEIHVPALPCSGGSELAERLFAPLGWDVDARPVPLDPEIPAWGDSRYVDLRLTGLLRLADALNHLYVMLPVLDDAKHYWVGSDEVDKLVRAGEGWLAAHPEKELISRRYLAHRRYLADAALERLAEVDGVELADESSDEGSVSLAVERRGVVAGVLRELGARRIADVGCGEGALVGELLKDPMIGELIATDVSARALIGAKRRLHYDDLPDRQRDRLRFLQSSVTYSDERLAGLDAIVLMEVVEHVDPPRLPALAHSVFAAARPGAVVMTTPNSEYNVRFPSLPAGKYRHPDHRFEWTRTEFETWCHDAAARYGYVVEFRPVGPVDPEVGSPTQLALLRREDAR encoded by the coding sequence GTGTTCCTGACGCTTGGTACCGATCTGACCGGAGTAGCCGCGCCTGCGAGTGATTTCGGGTTCCTGTTGCACAAGAACCCGGCCCGGCCGCAGGCGATCGACGTGACCGGCGGAACGGCCCATGTGTTCTACCCCGAGGCCACCGACGAGCGGTGCACGGCCGCGGTGATGCTCGAGATCGACCCGATCGGGCTCGTGCGCTCCGGCCGTGGCAAGGCAGCGGAAGGATTCACGCTCGGCCAGTACGTGAACGACCGCCCGTACGCCGCGTCGAGCCTGCTCGCGGTGGCGCTGGCGAAACTGTTCCGGACCGCGATGAACGGGCGCTGCGATGCGCGTCCCGAACTGGCCGCCCGCGAGATCCCGCTCGAGATCCACGTCCCGGCGCTCCCGTGCAGCGGTGGCTCCGAGCTGGCCGAGCGCCTGTTCGCGCCGCTCGGATGGGACGTCGACGCGCGCCCGGTGCCGCTCGACCCGGAGATCCCGGCCTGGGGCGATTCGCGGTACGTCGACCTGCGGCTGACCGGCCTACTGCGGCTGGCCGATGCACTCAATCACTTGTACGTGATGCTGCCTGTGCTGGACGACGCCAAGCACTACTGGGTCGGCTCCGACGAGGTCGACAAGCTGGTCCGGGCCGGCGAGGGGTGGCTCGCCGCGCATCCCGAGAAGGAACTGATCTCGCGTCGCTATCTCGCCCACCGGCGGTATCTGGCTGATGCGGCTCTCGAGCGACTGGCCGAGGTCGATGGGGTGGAGCTGGCTGACGAATCGTCGGACGAAGGCTCGGTGTCGCTGGCGGTCGAGCGCCGTGGCGTGGTTGCCGGTGTACTGCGTGAGCTCGGCGCGCGGCGGATCGCGGACGTCGGCTGTGGTGAGGGCGCGCTCGTCGGGGAGCTGCTGAAGGACCCGATGATCGGCGAGCTGATCGCGACGGACGTCTCGGCCCGGGCACTGATCGGGGCCAAACGACGGCTGCACTACGACGACCTGCCCGACCGTCAGCGCGACCGGTTGCGATTCCTGCAGTCGTCGGTCACGTACTCCGACGAGCGGCTCGCCGGGCTGGACGCGATCGTGCTGATGGAGGTCGTCGAACACGTCGACCCGCCCCGCCTGCCGGCCCTCGCGCACTCGGTCTTCGCCGCCGCCCGCCCCGGAGCGGTCGTGATGACAACCCCGAACAGCGAGTACAACGTGCGCTTCCCGTCTCTCCCCGCCGGCAAGTACCGCCACCCCGACCACCGCTTCGAGTGGACCCGTACCGAATTCGAAACCTGGTGCCACGACGCAGCCGCCCGCTACGGCTACGTGGTCGAGTTCCGCCCGGTAGGACCGGTCGACCCCGAGGTGGGTTCGCCGACCCAGCTCGCACTGCTCCGACGGGAGGATGCCCGATGA
- a CDS encoding polynucleotide kinase-phosphatase, with product MKIDVPALSLVVLVGASGSGKSTFARRHFLPTEVISSDFCRGLVSDDENDQAATKDAFEVLNFIAGKRLAAGRLTVIDATNVQPEARKELVNLAREYDVLPVAIVLDPPERVCIERTEQRADRQFGAKVITRQRSQLKRGLRSLKREGFRTVHVLNTVDEIDAVSIERTRLFNDLKDRTGPFDIVGDVHGCRPELEQLLTDLGYAITRDDTGRPVDAVHPDRRAVFVGDLVDRGPDSPGVLRLVMGMVANGNAYCVPGNHEDKLLRALRGKNVKISHDLETTLEQLAREPAEFRDAVAEFIDGLISHYVFDGGKLVVSHAGLVERMHGRASGRVRSFCLYGETTGETDEFGLPVRYPWANDYRGRATVVYGHTPTPEPEWINNTICLDTGCVFGGSLTALRYPERELVSVKAAEEYYAPAKPLHVATAPDREPDVLELTDVTGRRVIETATHGRLSVRAEQAGAALEVMSRFAIDPRHLLYLPPTMSPVATSPEPGLLEHPRQAFEAYRAQGVTELVCEEKHMGSRAVVLLTRDDDVAEKRFGLAGRGAIHTRTGRSFFDADLTDELLLRLRRVASDAGIFAELDTSWVLLDAELLPWSAKAEDLLRNQYAAVGAAARTSLPAATAALRSAVDAGLEVGELLASVERRTTNAAKFTEAYRRYCWPTDGLDGVRLAPFQVLASEGATYQDRPHAWHLDVADRMVAAGPELITQTRRLFVDADNWDAGIAWWEELTGAGGEGMVVKPAANLTRTAKGLAQPGLKVRGQEYLRLIYGPDYTDPANFTRLRDRNLGHKRSLALREYALGLESLDRAARGEPLWRIHECVFAVLALESEPIDPRL from the coding sequence ATGAAGATCGACGTACCAGCGCTCTCGCTCGTGGTCCTCGTCGGCGCCAGCGGCTCTGGCAAAAGCACCTTTGCGCGCAGGCACTTCCTTCCGACCGAGGTGATCTCGAGTGACTTCTGTCGCGGGCTGGTGTCCGATGACGAGAACGACCAGGCTGCGACGAAGGACGCCTTCGAGGTCCTGAACTTCATCGCCGGCAAGCGGCTCGCGGCCGGTCGGCTGACCGTCATCGACGCGACCAACGTGCAGCCCGAGGCGCGCAAGGAGCTCGTGAATCTGGCCCGCGAGTACGACGTACTCCCGGTGGCGATCGTCCTGGATCCGCCGGAGCGGGTGTGCATCGAGCGGACCGAGCAGCGCGCCGACCGGCAGTTCGGCGCGAAGGTGATCACCCGGCAGCGCTCGCAACTGAAGCGCGGCCTGCGCAGCCTCAAACGTGAGGGCTTCCGGACCGTCCACGTGCTGAACACCGTCGACGAGATCGATGCCGTCAGCATCGAGCGGACCCGGCTCTTCAACGACCTCAAGGACCGGACCGGTCCGTTCGACATCGTCGGCGACGTCCACGGCTGCCGCCCCGAGCTCGAGCAACTGCTCACCGACCTCGGCTACGCGATCACCCGCGACGACACCGGCCGGCCGGTCGACGCCGTACACCCGGATCGTCGTGCGGTGTTCGTCGGCGACCTCGTCGACCGCGGTCCCGACAGCCCCGGCGTACTGCGTCTCGTCATGGGAATGGTTGCCAACGGCAACGCGTACTGCGTACCGGGCAACCACGAGGACAAGCTGCTCCGCGCGCTTCGCGGCAAGAACGTGAAGATCAGTCACGACCTCGAGACCACGCTCGAGCAGCTCGCACGGGAGCCCGCCGAGTTCCGCGACGCGGTGGCGGAGTTCATCGACGGGCTGATCTCGCACTACGTGTTCGACGGAGGCAAGCTGGTCGTCTCGCACGCCGGGCTGGTCGAGCGGATGCACGGTCGCGCGTCCGGCCGGGTCCGCTCGTTCTGCCTGTACGGCGAGACGACGGGCGAGACCGATGAGTTCGGGCTACCGGTCCGGTACCCGTGGGCGAACGACTACCGAGGCCGCGCAACGGTGGTCTACGGCCACACCCCGACGCCGGAGCCGGAGTGGATCAACAACACGATCTGCCTCGACACGGGCTGCGTCTTCGGTGGGTCCCTGACCGCGCTGCGCTACCCGGAGCGCGAGCTGGTCTCGGTGAAGGCCGCCGAGGAGTACTACGCGCCGGCCAAGCCGTTGCACGTAGCAACGGCCCCCGACCGCGAGCCCGACGTACTCGAGCTGACCGATGTCACCGGTCGCCGCGTCATCGAGACCGCGACGCACGGGCGGCTGAGTGTCCGCGCCGAGCAGGCCGGCGCGGCCCTGGAGGTAATGAGCCGGTTCGCGATCGATCCGCGGCACCTGCTGTACCTGCCGCCGACGATGAGCCCGGTCGCGACCTCGCCCGAGCCGGGGCTGCTGGAACACCCGCGGCAGGCGTTCGAGGCGTACCGTGCGCAAGGTGTCACCGAGCTGGTGTGCGAGGAGAAGCACATGGGTTCGCGCGCGGTCGTGCTGCTGACGCGGGACGACGACGTGGCGGAGAAACGGTTCGGTCTCGCCGGCCGGGGTGCGATCCACACCCGCACCGGCAGGTCGTTCTTCGACGCGGACCTGACCGACGAACTCCTGCTCCGCCTGCGCCGAGTCGCCTCCGACGCCGGGATCTTCGCGGAGCTCGACACGTCCTGGGTGCTGCTCGACGCGGAGCTGCTGCCCTGGAGCGCGAAGGCCGAGGACCTGCTCCGCAACCAGTACGCCGCCGTCGGCGCGGCCGCCCGTACGTCGTTGCCCGCAGCAACGGCCGCGCTACGGTCCGCCGTCGACGCCGGGCTGGAGGTGGGCGAGCTGCTCGCGTCGGTGGAGCGCCGTACGACGAACGCCGCCAAGTTCACCGAGGCGTACCGGCGGTACTGCTGGCCGACCGACGGACTCGACGGAGTCCGGTTGGCGCCGTTCCAGGTGCTCGCATCCGAGGGAGCGACGTACCAGGACCGGCCGCACGCTTGGCACCTCGATGTCGCCGACCGGATGGTTGCGGCAGGCCCGGAGCTGATCACGCAGACCCGGCGGCTGTTCGTCGACGCGGACAACTGGGACGCCGGGATCGCTTGGTGGGAGGAGCTCACCGGCGCCGGCGGAGAGGGAATGGTGGTGAAGCCGGCCGCGAACCTGACCCGTACCGCGAAGGGTCTCGCCCAACCCGGCCTGAAGGTGCGCGGGCAGGAGTACTTGCGGCTGATCTACGGTCCCGACTACACCGACCCCGCGAACTTCACCCGCCTTCGCGACCGCAATCTCGGCCACAAGCGCTCACTCGCGCTCCGCGAGTACGCCCTCGGCCTGGAGTCTCTCGACCGAGCCGCCCGCGGCGAGCCGCTGTGGCGCATCCACGAATGCGTCTTCGCCGTCCTTGCCCTCGAATCCGAACCGATCGACCCACGCCTCTAG
- a CDS encoding glycoside hydrolase family 127 protein, translating into MSHGTEVKVELTGGLLHAWQRRNREATIPHAIAELRKAGNLENLRRLADPSVGPYRGRYPFLDTDLYKTLEGLAYEVDRAAGAREFFDEVVGLLEQAQAEDGYLNSYFQDPDQPKQPWSDLGWGHELYNLGHLIQAAVAAQRQLGDDRLLTIARRFADLVVRKYGEHGEEVVDGHPEVEMALVELYRETGDEDYLTQARLFVDRRGQGKLEHTIFPGEYFQDHVPFRELPSVTGHAVRMAYLAAGATDVYLETGDETLLTALERLWEDMVATKLYLTGGLGSRHSDEAIGDRYELPSERAYAETCAAIATMQWAWRMFVATGKASYLDVYETVLYNAYAVGLSADGTAFFYDNPLQRRPDHEQRSGAEDGGELLRRAWFGCPCCPPNIVRWMSELQDHVAVARDSILYVGVYADARITAGDLTVSVSTSYPWDGEITLTVEDAPAGERAIGLRIPAWATEATLALPGADEAPVSGDDGWVTVRRTFVPGDVVRLTLPMAPRAHGSHPHLDATRDAIAVARGPLVYCVEQQDTTAPVDDLLLTARAVGTATARQQDDHVVLELTAGVAPEPAKELYPVSTEASNESAVARVPVTFVPYFRWGNRQALAMRVWLRTEREGS; encoded by the coding sequence ATGTCACACGGTACTGAGGTGAAGGTCGAGTTGACCGGCGGGCTGTTGCACGCCTGGCAGCGGCGGAACCGGGAGGCCACGATCCCGCACGCGATCGCGGAGCTGCGGAAGGCCGGCAATCTGGAGAATCTCCGCCGGCTTGCCGATCCGTCGGTCGGTCCGTACCGCGGGCGGTACCCGTTCCTGGACACGGATCTGTACAAGACGCTCGAAGGGCTCGCCTACGAGGTCGACCGGGCGGCGGGTGCACGGGAGTTCTTCGACGAGGTCGTCGGACTGCTCGAGCAGGCGCAGGCCGAGGACGGTTACCTGAACTCGTACTTCCAGGACCCGGACCAGCCCAAGCAACCGTGGTCGGATCTTGGTTGGGGACACGAGCTGTACAACCTCGGTCACCTGATCCAGGCGGCCGTGGCGGCTCAGCGTCAACTGGGTGACGACCGGCTGCTGACGATCGCCCGCAGGTTCGCGGATCTTGTCGTGCGCAAGTACGGCGAGCACGGCGAGGAGGTCGTCGACGGTCATCCCGAAGTCGAGATGGCGCTGGTCGAGCTTTATCGGGAAACAGGTGACGAGGACTACCTGACGCAGGCACGGCTGTTCGTCGATCGCCGCGGGCAGGGCAAGCTCGAGCACACGATCTTCCCGGGCGAGTACTTCCAGGACCACGTCCCGTTCCGCGAGCTGCCGTCGGTCACCGGGCACGCCGTACGGATGGCCTACCTCGCAGCGGGCGCGACCGACGTCTACCTGGAGACCGGCGACGAGACGTTGCTGACCGCGCTCGAGCGGCTCTGGGAAGACATGGTCGCGACCAAGTTGTACCTGACCGGCGGGCTCGGCAGCCGGCACTCCGACGAGGCGATCGGCGACCGGTACGAGCTGCCGTCCGAGCGTGCGTACGCCGAGACGTGTGCGGCGATCGCCACGATGCAGTGGGCCTGGCGGATGTTCGTTGCCACCGGCAAAGCGTCGTACCTCGACGTCTACGAGACCGTGCTCTACAACGCCTACGCCGTTGGGCTTTCGGCGGACGGTACGGCGTTCTTCTACGACAACCCGCTGCAGCGGCGTCCGGACCACGAGCAGCGATCCGGTGCCGAGGACGGCGGCGAACTGTTGCGGCGGGCGTGGTTCGGCTGCCCGTGTTGCCCGCCGAACATCGTCCGCTGGATGTCCGAACTGCAGGACCACGTCGCGGTCGCCCGGGACAGCATCTTGTACGTCGGGGTGTACGCGGACGCCCGCATCACCGCAGGCGATCTGACAGTCAGCGTCTCCACCAGCTACCCGTGGGACGGTGAGATCACCCTCACGGTCGAGGATGCGCCGGCCGGGGAACGCGCGATCGGGCTCCGGATCCCCGCGTGGGCGACCGAGGCGACGCTCGCCTTGCCCGGTGCCGACGAGGCGCCGGTGTCGGGGGACGACGGGTGGGTCACCGTCCGACGCACCTTCGTTCCCGGCGACGTCGTGCGACTGACGTTGCCGATGGCACCCAGAGCGCACGGTTCGCACCCGCATCTGGATGCCACCCGTGATGCGATCGCGGTGGCTCGCGGTCCGTTGGTCTATTGCGTCGAGCAACAGGACACCACCGCGCCGGTGGACGACTTGTTGCTGACGGCAAGAGCCGTTGGTACGGCGACCGCACGGCAGCAGGACGACCACGTCGTGCTCGAGCTGACCGCGGGGGTCGCGCCGGAGCCGGCGAAGGAGCTCTATCCCGTCAGCACCGAAGCAAGCAATGAATCCGCCGTAGCAAGGGTGCCGGTGACGTTCGTCCCGTACTTCCGGTGGGGAAACCGTCAGGCCTTGGCCATGCGTGTGTGGCTGCGAACCGAAAGAGAAGGCTCATGA